The Xanthomonas sp. CFBP 8443 genome has a window encoding:
- the icmH gene encoding type IVB secretion system protein IcmH/DotU, protein MNPRPPADPLSDATIMRPQRGSAAPAAAANASAAAPGDADISEFLGRSVNPLVQAASPLLLLAVQLRHSAALPDVARLREQVTAQVRRFEQRARDGGAAPEAVTAARYVLCAMLDEAVLNAPWGEHSGWSQKTLLVVFHGESYGGAKFFQILERLCADVPRHVDLIELMYLCLALGFCGRYQIEAGGRAKLAEIQDDLYRRIRAQRGAAAETLAPHWQGVDDRRRRLARYLPLWVAALGMACIVLLAFAWFNARLNALSAPISAAAAQIGLQRGTPPDALRPPPRVTLKQLLEPQERAGLLGVEEQADGQARVRLNANAMFASGGVEVDPDQLPLLGKIAAALEQLPGRVIVVGHTDDQPLRSLRFKDNYALSAARAEAVARLLGQRLSVPGRIESAGAGDSQPVAVPPDLAANRTRNRRVEILFQPGE, encoded by the coding sequence ATGAATCCACGACCGCCCGCCGATCCGTTGAGCGATGCCACCATCATGCGTCCGCAGCGCGGCAGCGCAGCGCCGGCCGCGGCTGCGAACGCGAGCGCCGCGGCGCCCGGCGACGCCGACATCAGCGAATTCCTCGGCCGCAGCGTCAACCCGCTGGTGCAGGCGGCAAGCCCGCTGTTGCTGCTGGCGGTGCAGCTGCGCCACAGCGCGGCGCTGCCGGACGTGGCGCGGCTGCGCGAGCAGGTGACCGCGCAGGTGCGGCGCTTCGAGCAGCGCGCGCGCGACGGCGGCGCGGCGCCGGAAGCGGTGACCGCGGCGCGCTACGTGCTGTGCGCGATGCTCGACGAGGCGGTGCTCAATGCGCCGTGGGGCGAGCACAGCGGCTGGTCGCAGAAGACCTTGCTGGTGGTGTTCCATGGCGAGTCCTACGGCGGCGCCAAGTTCTTCCAGATCCTGGAGCGCCTGTGCGCGGACGTGCCGCGCCACGTCGACCTGATCGAACTGATGTACCTGTGCCTGGCGCTGGGCTTCTGCGGCCGCTACCAGATCGAGGCCGGCGGCCGCGCCAAGCTGGCCGAGATCCAGGACGACCTGTACCGGCGCATCCGCGCCCAGCGCGGCGCCGCGGCGGAGACGCTGGCGCCGCATTGGCAGGGCGTGGACGACCGGCGCCGGCGCCTGGCGCGCTACCTGCCGTTGTGGGTGGCCGCGCTGGGCATGGCCTGCATCGTGTTGCTGGCGTTCGCGTGGTTCAACGCGCGGCTCAATGCGCTGTCGGCGCCGATCAGCGCCGCCGCCGCGCAGATCGGCCTGCAGCGCGGGACCCCGCCGGACGCGCTGCGCCCGCCGCCGCGGGTCACGCTCAAGCAGTTGCTGGAACCGCAGGAGCGCGCCGGCCTGCTCGGCGTCGAGGAGCAGGCCGACGGCCAGGCGCGCGTGCGGCTCAACGCCAACGCGATGTTCGCCTCCGGCGGGGTCGAGGTCGATCCGGACCAGCTGCCGCTGCTGGGCAAGATCGCCGCGGCGCTGGAGCAGTTGCCGGGGCGGGTGATCGTGGTCGGGCATACCGACGACCAGCCGCTGCGCTCGCTGCGCTTCAAGGACAACTACGCGCTGTCGGCCGCGCGCGCCGAGGCCGTGGCGCGGCTGCTGGGACAACGCCTGTCGGTGCCGGGCCGGATCGAATCGGCCGGTGCGGGCGATTCGCAGCCAGTGGCCGTGCCGCCGGACCTGGCGGCCAACCGGACGCGCAACCGCCGCGTCGAAATCCTGTTCCAACCGGGGGAGTGA
- the tssM gene encoding type VI secretion system membrane subunit TssM, translated as MLRSGWVVTMVGLLLAALLIWLIGPYIAIAGHQPLAGAVPRLLLILLLVGAWAGWLQWQQLRARRQSRQLATEMATPSALDALGDDRQARGADEREQLQARFHEAVQILRKRRGGGDLYTLPWYVVIGPPGSGKSTLLQHSGLHFPLAARFGQQALRGIGGTRNCDWWFTDEAVFLDTAGRYTTQDSDRQVDAGAWIDFLRLLRRYRRRRPLNGVLVTMSMSDLLLLDDAERDLHVQAIRRRLDELSEQLKMSVPVYLVFTKCDLIGGFGEFFDDLNPEQRAQVWGVSFPLPRSLDGTAARGFADEYALLQERLNARLFERMHVERARARRAAILSFPQQFAALGEAARQFVEGVFAGTAYGTPPLLRGVYLTSGTQEGTPIDRMMGAVARTFGLAEASVQAPGAQRRTFFVERLLRQVLLRESGLAGRAPALERRRAWLQAAGYAGIALLGVLLLGGLTGSYLGNRAYLQQVRAALDARPHSPDPDSAATTPQYFALALQQLEGTRTLAQVAQQYRDGAPWSMRMGLYQGDAVGEELHDAYLRQLNGTLVPGVALRLRQGMAENAGAPQALYYYLKGYLMLGQPQHLDAQQLTALSAIEWRKLFPGDSVLQQALAGHFQALLDAPGRLRALSLDPALLEQARNTLRSADLATLVYGNLKLSQPQAGAEPLQLDKALGLLGNVFQRKSGAPLSEPLPALYTQPVFAALAAQGIGEAVEQFVRDDWVFGPRRIDALGKARLAQQVRVLYEQDYIRYWDGLLADLQLQPAADLQQASTIAAKLAGPSSPLRLLLGVVRDNTQQLLRAPPPKPGQDAATAAASKAGAKLAAKLPGGNAAMAAALAASGDAGAAAATPPGAAIASHFAALNALADGAPGATPLDHLLGVLDQLGKTLLTMTDPATAPAQPNAQLLLAQQEAAQLPPPLSTWLQALAGSSAALMARGAQTALDAQVQQAVGVVCGEFVKGRYPFDPASAQEIPLQNFGELFGVGGRFDALYRDALQKLLDTSGRDWRWKRGPDALAGAPGLPAQLQLAERIKQKYFRGAAQPEVGFTVLAPTLDPEVTRLTVDIEGQRFDYTAGGMDSMPMKWPGPTPGHVSIAAFGADGAALGRLDYQGDWALFRALQAGDLQNPSDLRFVAHFDVGGHAVQLPLRAGNLRHPFLDADVRRFACGG; from the coding sequence ATGCTGCGATCCGGCTGGGTCGTGACCATGGTCGGGCTGCTGCTGGCGGCGCTGCTGATCTGGCTGATCGGCCCCTACATCGCCATCGCCGGGCACCAGCCGCTGGCCGGCGCGGTGCCGCGGTTGCTGCTGATCCTGCTGCTGGTCGGCGCGTGGGCCGGCTGGCTGCAGTGGCAGCAGCTGCGCGCACGCCGGCAGAGCCGCCAGCTGGCCACCGAGATGGCCACGCCGTCGGCGCTGGACGCGCTCGGCGACGACCGCCAGGCGCGCGGCGCCGACGAACGCGAGCAATTGCAGGCGCGCTTCCACGAGGCGGTGCAGATCCTGCGCAAGCGCCGCGGCGGCGGCGACCTGTATACGCTGCCGTGGTACGTGGTGATCGGTCCGCCCGGCTCGGGCAAGAGCACCTTGCTGCAGCATTCCGGGCTGCATTTCCCGCTCGCCGCGCGCTTCGGCCAGCAGGCGCTGCGCGGCATCGGCGGCACCCGCAACTGCGACTGGTGGTTCACCGACGAAGCGGTGTTCCTGGACACCGCCGGCCGCTACACCACGCAGGACTCCGACCGCCAGGTCGACGCCGGCGCATGGATCGATTTCCTGCGCCTGCTGCGCCGCTATCGCCGCCGCCGCCCGCTCAACGGCGTGCTGGTGACGATGAGCATGTCCGACCTGCTGCTGCTCGACGATGCCGAGCGCGACCTGCACGTGCAGGCGATCCGGCGCCGCCTGGACGAGCTCAGCGAGCAGCTGAAGATGAGCGTGCCGGTGTACCTGGTGTTCACCAAGTGCGACCTGATCGGCGGCTTCGGCGAGTTCTTCGACGATCTCAATCCGGAACAGCGCGCGCAGGTGTGGGGCGTGTCGTTCCCGCTGCCGCGCAGCCTCGACGGCACGGCCGCGCGCGGCTTCGCCGACGAGTACGCGCTGCTGCAGGAGCGGCTCAACGCGCGCCTGTTCGAACGCATGCACGTTGAGCGCGCCCGCGCCCGGCGCGCGGCGATCCTGTCGTTCCCGCAGCAGTTCGCCGCGCTCGGCGAAGCCGCGCGGCAATTCGTCGAAGGCGTGTTCGCCGGCACCGCCTACGGCACGCCGCCGCTGCTGCGCGGCGTGTACCTGACCTCCGGCACCCAGGAAGGCACGCCGATCGACCGCATGATGGGCGCGGTGGCGCGCACCTTCGGCCTGGCCGAGGCCAGCGTGCAGGCGCCGGGCGCGCAGCGCCGCACCTTCTTCGTCGAACGCTTGCTGCGCCAGGTGCTGCTGCGCGAATCCGGCCTGGCCGGGCGCGCGCCGGCGCTGGAGCGGCGCCGCGCCTGGCTGCAGGCGGCCGGGTATGCCGGCATCGCGCTGCTCGGCGTGCTGCTGCTGGGCGGACTCACCGGCAGCTATCTGGGCAACCGCGCCTACCTGCAGCAGGTGCGCGCGGCGTTGGACGCACGCCCGCACAGCCCCGATCCGGACAGCGCGGCGACCACGCCGCAGTATTTCGCGCTGGCGCTGCAGCAACTGGAAGGCACCCGCACGCTGGCGCAGGTCGCGCAGCAGTACCGCGACGGCGCGCCGTGGTCGATGCGCATGGGCCTGTACCAGGGCGATGCGGTCGGCGAGGAACTGCACGACGCCTACCTGCGCCAGCTCAACGGCACCCTGGTGCCGGGCGTGGCGCTGCGCCTGCGCCAGGGCATGGCCGAGAACGCCGGCGCGCCGCAGGCGCTGTATTACTACCTCAAGGGCTACCTGATGCTGGGCCAGCCGCAGCACCTGGACGCGCAGCAGCTGACCGCGCTGAGCGCGATCGAATGGCGCAAGCTGTTCCCCGGCGACAGCGTGCTGCAGCAGGCGCTGGCCGGCCACTTCCAGGCGCTGCTCGACGCGCCGGGACGGCTGCGCGCCTTATCGCTGGATCCGGCGCTGCTGGAGCAGGCGCGCAACACGCTGCGCTCGGCCGACCTGGCCACGCTGGTGTACGGCAACCTCAAGCTGTCGCAACCGCAGGCCGGCGCCGAGCCGTTGCAGCTGGACAAGGCGCTGGGCCTGCTCGGCAACGTGTTCCAGCGCAAGAGCGGCGCACCGCTGTCCGAACCGCTGCCGGCGCTGTACACACAACCGGTGTTTGCCGCGCTGGCCGCGCAGGGCATCGGCGAGGCGGTGGAGCAGTTCGTGCGCGACGATTGGGTGTTCGGCCCGCGCCGCATCGACGCGCTGGGCAAGGCGCGGCTGGCGCAGCAGGTGCGCGTGCTCTACGAACAGGACTACATCCGCTACTGGGACGGCCTGCTCGCCGACCTGCAACTGCAGCCGGCCGCGGACCTGCAGCAGGCCAGCACGATCGCGGCCAAGCTGGCCGGGCCGAGTTCGCCGCTGCGGCTGCTGCTCGGCGTGGTCCGCGACAACACCCAGCAATTGCTGCGCGCGCCGCCGCCCAAGCCAGGGCAGGACGCCGCCACCGCGGCGGCGAGCAAGGCCGGCGCGAAACTGGCGGCCAAGCTGCCCGGCGGCAACGCGGCCATGGCCGCGGCGCTGGCCGCCAGCGGCGACGCCGGCGCTGCCGCGGCCACGCCGCCCGGCGCCGCCATCGCCAGCCATTTCGCCGCGCTCAACGCCCTCGCCGACGGCGCGCCCGGCGCCACGCCGCTCGACCACCTGCTCGGCGTGCTCGACCAGCTCGGCAAGACCTTGCTGACCATGACCGATCCGGCCACCGCCCCGGCGCAGCCCAATGCGCAACTGCTGCTGGCGCAGCAGGAAGCGGCGCAGTTGCCGCCGCCGCTGTCGACCTGGCTGCAGGCGCTGGCCGGCAGCAGCGCCGCGCTGATGGCGCGCGGCGCGCAGACCGCGCTGGACGCGCAGGTGCAGCAGGCGGTGGGCGTGGTCTGCGGCGAATTCGTCAAGGGCCGCTATCCGTTCGATCCGGCCAGTGCGCAGGAGATCCCGTTGCAGAACTTCGGCGAACTGTTCGGCGTCGGCGGCCGCTTCGACGCGCTGTACCGCGACGCCTTGCAGAAGCTGCTCGACACCAGCGGCCGCGACTGGCGCTGGAAGCGCGGCCCCGATGCGCTGGCCGGCGCGCCAGGGTTGCCGGCGCAGCTGCAGCTGGCCGAACGCATCAAGCAGAAGTACTTCCGCGGCGCAGCGCAGCCGGAGGTCGGCTTCACCGTGCTGGCGCCGACCCTGGACCCGGAGGTGACGCGGCTGACCGTGGACATCGAAGGCCAGCGCTTCGACTACACCGCCGGCGGCATGGACAGCATGCCGATGAAATGGCCCGGGCCCACGCCCGGCCACGTCAGCATCGCCGCCTTCGGCGCCGACGGCGCCGCGCTCGGCCGGCTCGACTACCAAGGCGACTGGGCGCTGTTCCGCGCCCTGCAGGCCGGCGACCTGCAGAACCCGTCGGACCTGCGCTTCGTCGCCCATTTCGACGTCGGGGGGCATGCGGTGCAACTGCCGTTGCGCGCCGGCAACCTGCGCCATCCCTTCCTCGACGCCGACGTGCGTCGTTTCGCGTGTGGAGGTTGA
- the tagF gene encoding type VI secretion system-associated protein TagF: MALPGFFGKLPSAGDFVQRRLPPAFVEPWDRHFSQLIAGARDQLGTQWAPAYRGSGLHAFVLGSGLCGGVAWAGVLGPGEDRVGRCFPLAIALPLAQAAPDRSWYARAAMLLGQALADRTMGVEAFDAQLQALAPDPDATAIPNAPRALAGQALWWSGDGVVQHSVGLLSAHDYLGWLAPAALALPEAAR; encoded by the coding sequence ATGGCATTGCCCGGATTCTTCGGCAAGCTGCCCAGCGCCGGCGATTTCGTGCAGCGGCGCTTGCCGCCGGCATTCGTCGAACCGTGGGACCGGCACTTTTCGCAGCTGATCGCCGGCGCGCGCGACCAGCTCGGCACGCAATGGGCACCGGCCTACCGCGGCAGCGGCCTGCACGCGTTCGTGCTCGGCAGCGGGCTGTGCGGCGGGGTGGCCTGGGCGGGGGTGCTGGGGCCGGGCGAGGACCGCGTCGGCCGTTGCTTTCCGCTGGCGATCGCGCTGCCGCTGGCGCAGGCCGCGCCGGACCGCAGCTGGTATGCACGCGCGGCCATGCTGCTCGGCCAGGCGCTGGCCGATCGCACCATGGGCGTGGAGGCGTTCGACGCGCAGCTGCAGGCGCTGGCGCCGGATCCGGACGCCACCGCCATCCCCAATGCGCCGCGTGCGTTGGCCGGGCAAGCGTTGTGGTGGAGCGGCGACGGCGTGGTGCAGCACAGCGTCGGCCTGTTGTCCGCGCACGACTATCTGGGCTGGCTGGCGCCAGCCGCGCTCGCGCTGCCGGAGGCCGCGCGCTGA
- a CDS encoding PP2C family serine/threonine-protein phosphatase produces the protein MAALHYRSAGRTETGKVRRHNEDALLLRDDAGLWVVADGLGGHAAGDYASGLIVERLATLPRAADVCDFIEAIEDALAQINTELLHCAEQRQVDMIASTVVLLVHDPDFMLYGWVGDSRGYGRIGGALRQLTRDHVHGVKDDATQFGQAGAGAEPAANAGVLTRAVGAQEPLFVDWVLAPSVSGAQFLLCSDGINKEIPDPELDVECRLHGEPQALLARLFELAMGRAARDNVTAVVVRLQE, from the coding sequence ATGGCCGCGCTGCACTACCGTTCCGCCGGGCGTACCGAAACCGGCAAGGTGCGCCGCCACAACGAGGACGCGCTGCTGCTGCGCGACGACGCCGGCCTGTGGGTGGTCGCCGACGGCCTCGGCGGGCATGCCGCCGGCGACTACGCCAGCGGATTGATCGTCGAGCGCCTGGCGACGCTGCCGCGCGCGGCCGACGTGTGCGACTTCATCGAGGCGATCGAGGACGCGCTGGCGCAGATCAACACCGAACTGCTGCACTGCGCCGAGCAGCGCCAGGTCGACATGATCGCGTCCACCGTGGTGCTGCTGGTGCACGATCCGGACTTCATGCTGTACGGCTGGGTCGGCGACAGCCGCGGCTACGGCCGCATCGGCGGCGCGTTGCGCCAGCTCACCCGCGACCACGTGCACGGGGTCAAGGACGACGCCACCCAGTTCGGGCAGGCCGGCGCCGGCGCCGAGCCGGCCGCCAACGCCGGCGTGCTGACCCGCGCGGTCGGCGCGCAGGAGCCGCTGTTCGTGGACTGGGTGCTGGCGCCGAGCGTGTCCGGCGCGCAGTTCCTGCTGTGCAGCGACGGCATCAACAAGGAAATCCCCGACCCGGAGCTGGACGTCGAGTGCCGCCTGCATGGCGAGCCGCAGGCGCTGCTGGCGCGGTTGTTCGAATTGGCGATGGGCCGGGCGGCGCGCGACAACGTCACCGCCGTCGTCGTCCGCCTGCAGGAGTGA
- a CDS encoding protein kinase, producing MHEDTATVVELVAAMRTGELDLKAVLDALAKRSAVPEADYRAGVETLWQLRQQQVLDDVTVTTLVTRLDALRADAGAAPAASIDDDATVVMPRRAVPPPAAAEDDATRVQPAMPLPQAGTDGTAATGTGGATGTAGTASLSSWQRLADAAGGDYATVGTLLKGRFYLERELGRGGMGVVYLARDERKVEARDRDPWLAVKVLSDEFRRHPDSLVALQREARRSQKLAHDNIVRVYDFDKDRTLVFMTMEYIDGCDLKTLIREQAYNGMSLARARSLIEGMARALARAHAAGVVHSDFKPGNVMVTRDGVAKVFDFGIARAGKHAADVAGEQTVFDAATLGALTPAYASLEMIRGQEPTPADDIYALGCVCFELLTGKHPFDKLSAEVALRDKRVPPPVPGLTKRQYQTLCAAVAFPAAQRLDNVEALLDGLREVPLRERALPLLGYGAAVLVLAGAGGWGASRYLHQRHLEQVTARFGAADPQRYVDETQAMQALASLDDDDRRRLLVDRGDLIQDFLLRRLDALWNPSSGRYDYRGALQVFALRDRLRLYSPALDARRESMEREKNERLNALDTTLNAQVAAGAIFRDRADNALATLDQVRRIDPNSALLRHPELELRLDAAIQQSADAQQWAQARTRLQQARAALPDSLRLQLRGAQLQLAQHDSQPAVPAPHDPAQARKALAALLAAPSADPDWQDNVEAALAVLPAAERDAQDAALAAAIADTVAPQSDPLQLPGAQALVDFGLTQAAHAPQLLAQRERLQTLQQQLQTMLARESAEAEVASRIESMRRAAAANDLDKARQALARIASLQPQHPFLQKEAPQLLAGVYLGNAAGAFRQGRYRQAADVLGQGVAALGERAELRAAQARYDVAAAVMDGGAQALPAAERQRLGQRLEALYRSDAQAMTQLETELKARGQLPEGTLGARLQRQAGSDAPSSDALAPTAAAATAPAGKDPARKPASGKPAAKPAATAPAASERTPAAGAASDEEPLPPVPTGPDPCAAAAPGRGKPCFDALGAQRGPMLVTVPGLAGGKPYALSRAEVAVADFNLFCQATGKCTAQPAGDAELARAPVRNISLTQARAYLRWLTIASGGWRYRLPTDAEWQHAAQAGSDWRQAEDSNCVPPTASAGDATRAPLPPRGREPNPWGLINLTGNVWEWVSSGAGVQARGGSFASYWADCTVQARRADNGSAQPDVGLRVLRELP from the coding sequence GTGCATGAAGATACCGCTACCGTCGTCGAGCTGGTCGCCGCGATGCGCACCGGCGAGCTGGACCTGAAGGCCGTGCTCGACGCATTGGCCAAACGCAGCGCCGTGCCCGAGGCCGATTACCGGGCCGGCGTGGAAACGCTGTGGCAGCTGCGCCAGCAGCAGGTGCTCGACGACGTCACCGTGACCACGCTGGTGACGCGGCTCGACGCCTTGCGCGCCGACGCCGGCGCCGCGCCGGCCGCGTCCATCGACGACGACGCCACCGTGGTGATGCCGCGCCGCGCCGTGCCGCCGCCCGCGGCCGCCGAGGACGACGCCACCCGCGTGCAGCCGGCGATGCCGCTGCCGCAGGCCGGTACCGACGGCACCGCGGCGACCGGCACCGGCGGCGCGACCGGCACCGCGGGCACCGCCAGCCTGTCCAGCTGGCAGCGTCTGGCCGATGCCGCCGGCGGCGACTACGCCACCGTCGGCACGCTGCTGAAGGGCCGCTTCTACCTGGAGCGCGAACTGGGCCGCGGCGGCATGGGCGTGGTCTACCTGGCGCGCGACGAACGCAAGGTCGAAGCGCGCGACCGCGACCCGTGGCTGGCGGTGAAGGTGCTCAGCGACGAGTTCCGCCGCCATCCCGATTCGCTGGTGGCGTTGCAGCGCGAGGCGCGGCGCTCGCAGAAGCTGGCCCACGACAACATCGTGCGCGTATACGACTTCGACAAGGACCGCACCCTGGTCTTCATGACCATGGAGTACATCGACGGCTGCGACCTGAAGACGCTGATCCGCGAACAGGCCTACAACGGCATGTCGCTGGCGCGCGCGCGATCGCTGATCGAGGGCATGGCGCGCGCCCTGGCGCGGGCGCACGCGGCCGGCGTGGTGCATTCGGATTTCAAGCCGGGCAACGTGATGGTCACCCGCGACGGCGTGGCCAAGGTGTTCGACTTCGGCATCGCCCGCGCCGGCAAGCACGCCGCCGACGTGGCCGGCGAGCAGACCGTGTTCGACGCGGCCACGCTCGGCGCGCTGACCCCGGCCTACGCCAGCCTGGAGATGATCCGCGGCCAGGAACCCACGCCGGCCGACGACATCTACGCGCTGGGCTGCGTGTGCTTCGAACTGCTTACCGGCAAGCATCCGTTCGACAAGCTCAGCGCCGAAGTGGCGCTGCGCGACAAACGCGTGCCGCCGCCGGTGCCGGGCCTGACCAAGCGCCAGTACCAGACCCTGTGCGCGGCGGTGGCGTTTCCCGCCGCGCAACGCCTGGACAACGTGGAAGCGCTGCTGGACGGCCTGCGCGAGGTGCCGCTGCGCGAGCGCGCGCTGCCGCTGCTGGGCTACGGCGCCGCGGTACTGGTGCTGGCCGGCGCCGGCGGCTGGGGCGCGTCGCGCTATCTGCACCAGCGCCACCTGGAGCAGGTCACCGCGCGCTTCGGCGCGGCCGATCCGCAGCGCTACGTCGACGAGACCCAGGCGATGCAGGCGCTGGCCAGCCTCGACGACGACGACCGCCGGCGCCTGCTGGTGGACCGCGGCGACCTGATCCAGGATTTCCTGCTGCGGCGCCTGGACGCGCTGTGGAATCCGTCCAGCGGCCGCTACGACTACCGCGGCGCCTTGCAGGTGTTCGCGCTGCGCGACCGGCTGCGGCTGTATTCGCCGGCGCTGGATGCGCGCCGCGAGAGCATGGAGCGCGAGAAGAACGAGCGCCTCAACGCGCTCGACACCACGCTCAACGCGCAGGTCGCCGCCGGCGCCATCTTCCGCGACCGGGCCGACAACGCGCTGGCCACGCTGGACCAGGTGCGGCGCATCGATCCGAACAGCGCGCTGCTGCGGCATCCGGAACTGGAGCTGCGCCTGGATGCGGCGATCCAGCAGTCGGCCGACGCGCAGCAGTGGGCGCAGGCACGCACCCGCCTGCAGCAGGCGCGCGCGGCGCTACCCGATTCGCTGCGCCTGCAGTTGCGCGGCGCGCAGCTGCAGCTGGCGCAGCACGACAGCCAACCGGCGGTGCCGGCGCCGCACGACCCGGCGCAGGCGCGCAAGGCGCTGGCGGCGCTGCTCGCCGCACCGTCCGCCGATCCGGACTGGCAGGACAACGTCGAAGCGGCGCTGGCGGTGCTGCCGGCGGCCGAGCGCGACGCGCAGGATGCGGCGCTGGCGGCGGCGATCGCCGACACCGTCGCGCCGCAGAGCGATCCGCTGCAGTTGCCGGGTGCGCAGGCGCTGGTCGACTTCGGCCTGACCCAGGCGGCGCATGCGCCGCAGCTGCTGGCCCAGCGCGAACGTCTGCAGACCCTGCAGCAGCAACTGCAGACGATGCTGGCGCGCGAAAGCGCCGAGGCCGAGGTGGCGTCGCGGATCGAATCGATGCGCCGCGCCGCCGCCGCCAACGACCTGGACAAGGCGCGCCAGGCGCTGGCGCGCATCGCCAGCCTGCAGCCCCAGCATCCGTTCCTGCAGAAGGAAGCGCCGCAGCTGTTGGCCGGTGTCTATCTCGGCAACGCCGCCGGCGCGTTCCGCCAGGGCCGCTATCGCCAGGCCGCCGACGTGCTCGGCCAGGGCGTGGCCGCGCTCGGCGAGCGCGCCGAACTGCGTGCCGCACAGGCCCGCTACGACGTCGCCGCAGCGGTGATGGACGGCGGCGCGCAGGCCTTGCCCGCCGCCGAGCGGCAGCGCCTGGGCCAGCGCCTGGAGGCGCTGTACCGCAGCGATGCGCAGGCGATGACGCAGCTGGAAACCGAACTGAAGGCGCGCGGGCAATTGCCCGAAGGGACGCTCGGCGCGCGCCTGCAGCGCCAGGCCGGCAGCGATGCGCCCAGTTCCGATGCGCTGGCGCCGACCGCCGCCGCGGCGACCGCGCCGGCCGGCAAGGACCCCGCGCGCAAGCCGGCGAGCGGCAAGCCCGCCGCCAAGCCGGCGGCGACCGCGCCCGCGGCCAGCGAGCGCACGCCTGCCGCCGGCGCGGCCAGCGACGAGGAGCCGCTGCCGCCGGTCCCGACCGGTCCCGACCCGTGCGCCGCCGCCGCACCCGGACGCGGCAAGCCCTGCTTCGACGCACTCGGCGCGCAGCGCGGGCCGATGCTGGTGACGGTGCCCGGCCTCGCCGGCGGCAAGCCCTACGCGTTGTCGCGCGCGGAGGTGGCGGTGGCCGACTTCAACCTGTTCTGCCAGGCCACCGGCAAGTGCACCGCGCAACCGGCCGGGGATGCGGAACTGGCGCGCGCGCCGGTGCGCAACATCAGCCTGACCCAGGCCCGCGCCTATCTGCGCTGGCTGACCATCGCCAGCGGCGGCTGGCGCTATCGGCTGCCCACCGATGCCGAATGGCAGCACGCCGCCCAGGCCGGCAGCGACTGGCGCCAGGCCGAGGACAGCAACTGCGTGCCGCCCACCGCCAGCGCCGGCGATGCCACGCGCGCGCCGCTGCCGCCGCGCGGCCGCGAACCCAATCCGTGGGGCCTGATCAACCTCACCGGCAACGTCTGGGAATGGGTCTCCAGCGGCGCCGGCGTGCAGGCGCGCGGCGGCAGTTTCGCCAGTTACTGGGCCGATTGCACGGTGCAGGCGCGGCGCGCCGACAACGGCTCGGCGCAGCCGGACGTGGGTCTGCGGGTGCTGCGGGAATTGCCATGA